Proteins encoded by one window of Streptomyces sp. ALI-76-A:
- the xylB gene encoding xylulokinase produces MSAAEGPLVVGVDTSTQSTKALVVDASTGRVMASGQAPHTVSSGAGRESDPRQWWDALCEALRQCGDAAREAAAVSVGGQQHGLVTLDARGEPVRPALLWNDVRSAPQARRLTEELGGAKFWAERTGSVPAASFTVTKWAWLAEHEPEAVRATTSVRLPHDYLTERLTGQGTTDRGDASGTGWWASATESYDTGILAHVGLDPALLPRVVRPGEVAGTVRDGHGLPFAKGTLVAPGTGDNAAAALGLGLRPGTPVMSLGTSGTVYAVSRRRPTDPTGTVAGFADAHGDWLPLACTLNCTLAVDRVAALLGLDREAVEPTADVTLLPYLDGERTPNLPNASGLLHGLRHDTTGGQLLQAAYDGAVHALLGALDLVLDEDADRTTPLLLIGGGARGRAWQETVRRLSGRPVQVPEAKELVALGAAAQAAGLLTGEDPGAVARRWNTAAGPVLDAVERDDAALARISGVLSDAAPLLERGTDPS; encoded by the coding sequence ATGTCAGCAGCCGAGGGTCCGCTCGTCGTCGGTGTGGACACGTCCACACAGTCCACCAAGGCCCTGGTCGTCGACGCGTCGACCGGACGGGTGATGGCGAGCGGGCAGGCCCCGCACACGGTGTCCTCCGGGGCCGGCCGCGAGAGCGACCCGCGCCAGTGGTGGGACGCCCTGTGCGAGGCCCTGCGCCAGTGCGGGGACGCGGCCCGGGAAGCCGCCGCGGTGTCGGTCGGCGGCCAGCAGCACGGCCTGGTCACGCTGGACGCCCGGGGTGAGCCGGTGCGCCCGGCACTGCTGTGGAACGACGTGCGTTCCGCGCCGCAGGCCCGGCGCCTGACCGAGGAGCTGGGCGGCGCGAAGTTCTGGGCCGAACGCACCGGCTCCGTCCCGGCCGCCTCCTTCACGGTGACGAAGTGGGCCTGGCTGGCCGAGCACGAACCGGAGGCCGTCCGCGCCACCACGAGCGTGCGCCTGCCCCACGACTACCTCACCGAGCGCCTCACCGGACAGGGCACCACCGACCGGGGCGACGCCTCCGGTACCGGCTGGTGGGCGTCGGCGACGGAGTCGTACGACACCGGGATCCTCGCCCACGTGGGGCTCGACCCCGCGCTGCTGCCCCGCGTGGTCCGCCCCGGCGAGGTGGCCGGCACCGTGCGGGACGGCCACGGCCTGCCCTTCGCCAAGGGCACCCTGGTGGCTCCGGGCACCGGAGACAACGCCGCCGCCGCCCTGGGCCTGGGGCTGCGCCCCGGCACGCCGGTGATGAGTCTCGGCACCTCCGGCACCGTGTACGCCGTGTCGAGGCGCCGCCCCACCGACCCCACCGGCACCGTGGCGGGCTTCGCCGACGCCCACGGCGACTGGTTGCCACTGGCCTGCACCCTGAACTGCACGCTCGCCGTCGACCGCGTCGCCGCCCTGCTGGGCCTGGACCGCGAGGCGGTGGAGCCCACCGCCGACGTGACCCTCCTGCCCTACCTGGACGGCGAACGCACCCCGAACCTGCCGAACGCCTCGGGACTGCTGCACGGCCTGCGGCACGACACGACGGGCGGACAGCTCCTCCAGGCCGCGTACGACGGCGCCGTCCACGCGTTGCTCGGCGCGCTCGACCTGGTCCTCGACGAGGACGCGGACCGCACCACGCCGCTGCTGCTGATCGGCGGCGGCGCCCGGGGCAGGGCCTGGCAGGAGACCGTACGGCGGCTGTCCGGGCGCCCCGTCCAGGTGCCCGAGGCGAAGGAACTGGTCGCGCTCGGCGCGGCGGCCCAGGCGGCCGGTCTGCTGACCGGAGAGGACCCGGGCGCGGTCGCCCGGCGCTGGAACACGGCCGCCGGGCCGGTGCTCGACGCCGTGGAACGGGACGACGCGGCGCTGGCCAGGATCTCCGGGGTACTCTCCGACGCGGCCCCACTGCTGGAGCGGGGGACGGACCCGAGTTGA
- a CDS encoding ROK family transcriptional regulator, with translation MTAPLHETHPAGPGRTLPDTQQGMRRRNLARVMHAVSAEGPLSRAAVASRIGLTRAAVSTLVDELIRSGLLEELGPERPGRVGRPGSALAVSGRGPAGIGAEIGVDHLAVCAVDLRGKVRSRAVRYGANRGRSAEPVVRELTALVRGVVAEAGSEGLWPAGLAVAVPGLVARDGRTVVRAPNLDWHNTDLGALLPPEFAPAVGNEANFGALAELWLGAGTPRDFLHVSAEIGIGAAVVVDGRLLRGTRGFAGELGHVPVHPDGPDCPCGGRGCLEQYAGEEAVLRAAGLDLGEDRVGLLAQRATDGDENVRLALSAAGEALGIALTGAVNLLDPEAVVLGGALAGLAPWLLPSLRDELARRTAGPSCPVSVSRLGPEGPLLGAAHSVVRAVLDDPAGVAEPV, from the coding sequence ATGACCGCACCGCTGCACGAGACCCACCCGGCCGGCCCCGGGCGCACGCTGCCCGACACCCAGCAGGGCATGCGGCGCCGCAACCTCGCCCGGGTCATGCACGCCGTCAGTGCCGAGGGACCCCTCTCCCGCGCCGCCGTCGCCTCACGCATCGGTCTCACCCGGGCGGCGGTGTCGACCCTCGTCGACGAGCTGATCCGCTCGGGGCTGCTGGAAGAGCTCGGCCCGGAACGGCCCGGCCGGGTGGGCAGGCCGGGGTCGGCGCTCGCGGTGAGCGGGCGCGGTCCTGCCGGGATCGGCGCCGAGATCGGCGTGGACCACCTCGCGGTGTGCGCGGTCGACCTGCGCGGCAAGGTGCGGTCCAGGGCCGTGCGCTACGGCGCGAACCGGGGCCGCTCGGCCGAACCGGTGGTCAGGGAACTCACCGCTCTGGTGCGTGGGGTCGTCGCGGAGGCGGGGAGCGAGGGCCTGTGGCCGGCGGGGCTGGCCGTGGCGGTGCCCGGACTGGTGGCGCGCGACGGCCGGACCGTCGTACGCGCCCCGAACCTCGACTGGCACAACACGGACCTCGGTGCCCTGCTGCCCCCCGAGTTCGCGCCGGCCGTCGGCAACGAGGCCAACTTCGGCGCGCTCGCCGAGCTGTGGCTCGGTGCCGGTACCCCGCGCGACTTCCTGCACGTGTCGGCGGAGATCGGCATCGGCGCGGCCGTCGTCGTGGACGGGCGGCTGCTGCGCGGAACGCGGGGTTTCGCGGGCGAGCTGGGGCATGTGCCGGTCCACCCGGACGGACCGGACTGCCCCTGCGGCGGACGCGGTTGCCTGGAGCAGTACGCCGGTGAGGAGGCGGTGCTGCGGGCAGCCGGTCTGGACCTGGGCGAGGACCGCGTCGGGCTGCTCGCCCAGCGGGCCACGGACGGCGACGAGAACGTACGGCTCGCCCTGAGCGCCGCCGGAGAGGCGCTCGGGATCGCGCTGACCGGGGCGGTGAATCTGCTGGACCCCGAGGCCGTCGTGCTCGGCGGCGCGCTCGCGGGCCTCGCGCCCTGGCTCCTGCCGTCCCTGCGCGACGAACTGGCCCGGCGCACAGCGGGACCGTCCTGTCCGGTTTCCGTGTCCCGGCTGGGTCCCGAGGGCCCGCTGCTGGGGGCTGCGCACTCGGTGGTGCGGGCGGTGCTGGACGATCCGGCGGGCGTGGCCGAACCGGTCTGA
- a CDS encoding N-acetylmuramoyl-L-alanine amidase: MEHVKPLPSRRRLLGGAALAAVPFALVPDAPARAQSRTGEDPAAARTGDHPSAARAVDYPAAEWQPATTSNYTTSSRPSAYPLTHVVIHVTQETYADTLAIFRNPQKKVSAHYVVRSADGHVAQCVREADIAWHAGNWDYNTRSIGIEHEGWVDRPAYFTDALYEQSARLTAAICAKYRIPRDRAHIIGHNEVPGADHTDPGPNWDWTRFMRLVDIA; the protein is encoded by the coding sequence ATGGAACACGTGAAGCCACTCCCCAGCAGGCGGCGGCTGCTGGGGGGCGCCGCCCTCGCCGCCGTCCCGTTCGCGCTGGTGCCGGACGCGCCCGCCCGAGCACAGTCCCGGACCGGCGAGGACCCCGCGGCGGCCCGAACCGGTGACCACCCTTCGGCGGCGCGAGCCGTCGACTACCCCGCGGCCGAGTGGCAGCCGGCGACCACGTCCAACTACACGACGTCCAGCCGTCCCAGCGCCTATCCCCTCACCCACGTGGTCATCCACGTCACCCAGGAGACGTACGCCGACACGCTGGCGATCTTCCGGAACCCGCAGAAGAAGGTGTCCGCGCACTACGTCGTACGGTCCGCGGACGGGCATGTGGCGCAGTGTGTCCGTGAGGCCGACATCGCCTGGCACGCGGGAAACTGGGACTACAACACCCGCAGCATCGGCATCGAACACGAGGGCTGGGTGGACCGCCCCGCCTACTTCACCGACGCGCTGTACGAGCAGTCGGCGAGGCTGACAGCCGCGATCTGCGCCAAGTACCGCATCCCCAGAGACCGGGCGCACATCATCGGGCACAACGAGGTGCCGGGCGCGGACCACACCGATCCGGGCCCGAACTGGGACTGGACACGCTTCATGAGGCTCGTCGACATCGCCTGA
- a CDS encoding GAF domain-containing protein: MTDPWVALEPGADPAERVRMLRRAHDTFTEAGTVPRPVRAVVADSWRRSARAGVGPDGTARVELSDGDLGSYRAEHPLARVMPLFRELLGTFAADGEHLLAVCDAHGRLLWVEGHPSTRREADRMNFVPGARWAETAVGTNAPGTAVALDRPVQVFAAEHFIRRVQPWTCAAAPVHDPRSGRVLGAVDITGGDGLAHPHSLGFVQAVARAAESQLALLPPEQPAADAPELTALGRDEAQLFTGGRGIRLSRRHSEIMVLLARRPQGLTGDELLYALYEDESVPPVTLRAELARLRRVLGPDLLASRPYRLTVPVESDVAVVERRLETGAVTAAAAAYAGPLLPDSQAPAVARVRRRLADGLRTALIARRDPDLLADWAHAPWGEDDLDVWRALAAVRPTAAVRARLAALESELAAPRGRPRLTPR, translated from the coding sequence TTGACCGATCCGTGGGTGGCCCTGGAACCGGGGGCCGACCCCGCCGAGCGCGTACGGATGCTGCGGCGCGCGCACGACACGTTCACCGAGGCGGGCACCGTACCGCGTCCGGTGCGTGCCGTGGTCGCCGACTCCTGGCGGCGTTCGGCGCGGGCCGGGGTCGGGCCCGACGGCACCGCGCGGGTCGAGCTCTCGGACGGCGACCTCGGCTCCTACCGCGCCGAGCACCCACTGGCACGGGTGATGCCGCTGTTCCGAGAGTTGCTGGGCACGTTCGCGGCGGACGGCGAGCATCTGCTCGCCGTGTGCGACGCGCACGGCAGGCTGCTGTGGGTCGAAGGCCATCCGAGCACGCGCCGCGAGGCGGACCGGATGAACTTCGTCCCGGGTGCGCGGTGGGCGGAGACCGCGGTCGGGACGAACGCCCCGGGCACCGCGGTCGCCCTCGACCGCCCGGTACAGGTGTTCGCGGCCGAGCACTTCATCCGGCGGGTGCAGCCCTGGACGTGTGCGGCGGCTCCCGTGCACGACCCGCGCTCCGGGCGGGTGCTCGGCGCTGTCGACATCACCGGCGGGGACGGACTGGCGCATCCGCACAGTCTGGGTTTCGTACAGGCCGTGGCTCGGGCCGCCGAGTCCCAGCTGGCCCTGCTCCCGCCCGAGCAGCCCGCGGCCGACGCCCCCGAACTCACCGCGCTGGGACGGGACGAGGCACAGCTGTTCACCGGCGGACGCGGCATCAGGCTCAGCCGTCGGCACAGCGAGATCATGGTGCTGCTGGCCCGCCGTCCGCAGGGCCTGACCGGCGACGAGTTGCTGTACGCCCTGTACGAGGACGAGTCGGTGCCGCCGGTGACGCTGCGTGCCGAACTGGCCCGGCTGCGCCGGGTGCTGGGTCCGGACCTGCTCGCGTCGCGGCCCTACCGGCTCACCGTGCCGGTCGAGTCCGATGTCGCCGTCGTCGAGCGGCGGCTGGAGACCGGCGCGGTGACGGCGGCCGCGGCGGCGTACGCGGGCCCGCTGCTGCCCGACTCGCAGGCCCCGGCCGTGGCCCGGGTACGGCGACGCCTCGCCGACGGCCTCCGTACGGCACTGATCGCCCGCCGTGACCCCGACCTGCTGGCGGACTGGGCGCACGCTCCGTGGGGCGAGGACGACCTCGACGTATGGCGGGCGCTCGCCGCGGTGCGACCGACGGCGGCGGTCCGGGCCCGCCTGGCGGCGCTGGAATCCGAACTGGCGGCGCCGCGCGGGCGGCCACGCCTGACGCCCCGTTGA